The window ACTGGCCGCCGACGTCGTCCTGGGCATCCAGGGCGCGTGCCTGCTGGAGGATCGGCTCGACGCGACGACGCTCACCGCCTGGGCGCAGGGCCACAGTTCACTGCTGCGTCCGATTCAGTAGCCGGTGGCTGCTGTCGCACAACGGGTAACGTCCGCTGCGACCGCAGGCACACAACGCGACCCGGAACCGGCCCACCACCACCGGTTCGGCCCCGGGCACCACGATCTGCACCGGCCCGGGCACGATCACCGGCCCGCCGGGTTCCATGTCTACCCGCGCCCACCCTGGCGCCGGACTCCCAGCCTGCGCAGCGGGCAGGTCGTAGTCGGTCTCGCGGCCCGGCAGCTCTTCAGCCACAGCGCGAGGCCTTGACAACCACCAGTTCCTCCATGCTCTGGCCGGGTGCGATCAGTCCTTGCTCGAGCAGCCATCCCGCGCGCGAGCGCAGCACCGGGCCGAACGGGATCAAAGCCCTGGCGGCCACTTCCGCCGCCAGCCCCGCGTCGTGCAGCAGCGCCAAGGTCTTGCCCGGATCGCTCAACGTGGAGTGCACCAACCACAGCGTGCCGCCCGGGGCCAGCCGCTCCGGAGCAGCGATGCAGATGCGGTCCAGCAGCGCCCGACCGTCGGCGCCGGCATCCCAGGCCCGGGCGCGGCTGTGGCGGCCCGGGGTACCGGTGGCGCAAGGAACGTAGGGCGGGTTGGACACCACCACATCGAATTCGCCTTCCGCGCCCGAGCAGAGGTCCCCGCGCCGGACCAGGACTCGTTGCCGCATCGACCAGGCGTTGCACCGCGCTGCCCAGACGGCCCGACGGCTGCGGTCGATCGCCAGGACCTCCCCGGCTCCGGCGCGGGCCAACCCCAACGCAACCCGACCGGTCCCGGTTCCGATGTCCAACACCCGGGCACCCGGCGGCAGACCATGGTCCGATACCACGTCGAGAAGGAATTCGGAGTCGTCCTGGGGAGCGTAGACGCCAGGCAGTCGCATCAGCAGCACCTCGTTGCACTACCCAGGACGGCCCGACTGACTCCTCGTCAGATCCCGCTCTGCCGCGCGATCCGGCCACGGAAGTCGCGCGCCCCGATCGCCGGACTGAGCGTGGGTGAGGTCGGCCCAATTTGTCTTCCGCAGGTCCGCGCGAGGCGATCCACAGCGCCGAAAGCAGGATTCACGAGCCGACCCGGCTCAGGCCGACGTGCGACGAAGCAGCACCGGACCGGGGCAAAGGTCCTCACCGGTTCGGCCTGCGCGTCGGCGTGCGTCCCCGCGACGCGCACTACTCCGATGCGGTCGTGACCCCTACCAAGAACGCCTCCAGATCCGCACACGCAGGGTCGAAGCAACGCGCATCCTGACGGTGGTCGGCGCCGCCGTAGCCGGGTACCCGGCGGCGGCGCGGGACGGCTCGAGCAGCCCGCTGGCCTCGTACGCGCAGCATTCGGGCATCGACCCCGGTGAGCTCGACGGCCACCGATATCCCGTACACCGGACTGGTCGGGTCCGATCTCCAGGCCCTCGCCTCGCTCGCTCGCAAATTCACGATCTGTGCTGTCCAGGCAACTTGACATCCAGCTCGGCACAAGCACAATCTGTGCTGGTGACTACAGAACAGCGCGATCGCCGCGCATCCGGAATTCTCGTGGGGAGGCCAACGATGTTGATGCGTACCGACTCCTTCCGTGACCTGGACAGGATCGCCCAGCAGTTGCTCGGCGCCGGGGGCCGGCTGGGGACCTGGTCGCGACCCAACCCGATGCCGATGGATGCCTGCCTGGCCGGGGACGCCTACGTGGTCCGCCTGGACCTGCCGGTGTCGACCCGGAGGCGATCGAGCTCGACGTGGAGCGCAACTTGCTGACGGTCGAGGCCGAACGGCGGCCCGGGACCGAGGCCGGGGAGGGTGTGGAGATCCAGATCGCCGAGCGCACCTACGTGCGTCTACTCCCGGCAGCTGTTCCTCGGCGAGACCCTGGACACCGCCAACATCGCGGCGGACTACCGGGCCGGGACAGCCGCGCACCGGCCGAACTGGAGCGAATTGCAATTACAACTGCAACTAGCGAGCACCCACCCGGGAACCCGTACTGATGGCCCCGTCATATCTATCAGAGCCCGCTCACACTCGGAGGATGCCGTCGGCGTCGGGCCAGGCCTGATCCACGGTCAGATCTCCGCGAGCGCGGCGGGTTCGGGCTCGACCGCCACGCGGGACGCTACCGCCTCGAGCCGGACACGGATGCCGTTGAGGACTGTGGTGCCGGAGATCGCCTCGACGCGCGAGGACAGGAAGTTCGACGTCGAACCGCCCGCCCGGTTGGCTCGTTGCCATCCCCCGGCGTGGCCCCACCTGTGCGGCAGCGCCACCGTGCCGCGGATCATCTCCGGTTGAGCAGCACCGAGATCTCGATCGTGTCGTCCTCGGAGGTCAGGATCGCCGGGTCGCCCTCGACGAGACCGAGCACCGCGGCGTCGTCGGGTTCACGTGCAGGTGGTGTCGACGCTGTCCGGCATCAGCCGTGGCGAGTTGTGCATCCAGGAGTTGTGCGAGTTCATCTCCCGCGGACCGATCATCCGCAGCGGGAACTCCGCACTCTCGACCGGGGTGGTCTCCAGTCGCTCGAGTTCGGCGACGAATCGCGGGTCGGCCATCGCGATCCTGCCGTCCTTGGTCTTGATGACCTTCTTGACCGGATTGATCGGCTGCTGTTCGTGGAAGACCA is drawn from Sporichthyaceae bacterium and contains these coding sequences:
- a CDS encoding CDGSH iron-sulfur domain-containing protein; protein product: MAEELPGRETDYDLPAAQAGSPAPGWARVDMEPGGPVIVPGPVQIVVPGAEPVVVGRFRVALCACGRSGRYPLCDSSHRLLNRTQQ
- a CDS encoding HemK2/MTQ2 family protein methyltransferase, which translates into the protein MRLPGVYAPQDDSEFLLDVVSDHGLPPGARVLDIGTGTGRVALGLARAGAGEVLAIDRSRRAVWAARCNAWSMRQRVLVRRGDLCSGAEGEFDVVVSNPPYVPCATGTPGRHSRARAWDAGADGRALLDRICIAAPERLAPGGTLWLVHSTLSDPGKTLALLHDAGLAAEVAARALIPFGPVLRSRAGWLLEQGLIAPGQSMEELVVVKASRCG